A stretch of Arachis hypogaea cultivar Tifrunner chromosome 15, arahy.Tifrunner.gnm2.J5K5, whole genome shotgun sequence DNA encodes these proteins:
- the LOC140178951 gene encoding uncharacterized protein: protein MDNGIKVTTKIEQEAEAEATTMKQQSKSEEQQQWIMESEQLARRTKSSGDRRGASTIVQPCEFAGVKVTPLQRRRRNMARWQLTTAIRDEDDSMAWYFLAEIEGPEQKSYSEAEKGLQMLLDFDPPALEEDFLELQKPNWRDLNCVGK, encoded by the exons ATGGATAATGGAATCAAAGTAACAACAAAAATAGAacaagaagcagaagcagaagcaacaaCAATGAAACAACAATCAAAatcagaagaacaacaacaatggataatGGAATCAGAACAACTGGCAAGGAGGACGAAGAGCAGCGGCGACCGGCGAGGAGCATCGACGATCGTCCAACCTTGCGAATTTGCTGGCGTCAAAGTGACCCCACTCCAGCGGCGGCGACGGAACATGGCTCGATGGCAACTGACGACGGCGATTCGCGATGAGGACGACAGCATGGCGTG gtattttttggctgaaattgagggacctgagcaaaaatcttattcagaggctgaaaaaggactgcagatgctgttggattttgaccctcctgcactcgaagaggattttctggagctacagaagcccaattggcgcgatctcaattgcgttggaaagtag